A stretch of the Clostridium fungisolvens genome encodes the following:
- a CDS encoding L-threonylcarbamoyladenylate synthase: MKTEVKIINNVEESVDDIKRAAECIKSGGTVVFPTETVYGLGADALNENAVKKIFIAKGRPQDNPLIIHVASKNVEKYAQDVPKVAEKLMDKFWPGPLTILFNKKPIVPDITSAGLSTIGIRMPEDKLALKLIEFSETAIAAPSANISGRPSPTDIYRCIEDLNEKVDFIIGGNESNVGLESTIIDCTVTPPCVLRPGGITLEMLREVDPEVYIDAAIMKKPSEDIKPKAPGMKYRHYAPKAKVSIVEGSLEKSVEKINEIVQNYIEKGFQVGIMATEETKNLYKQGNIISLGSRNNIEEVAKNLFETLRKFDDSAVDYIISEAFTEDGMGLAIMNRLRKAAGFDIIKA, from the coding sequence TTGAAAACTGAAGTAAAAATAATTAATAATGTTGAAGAAAGTGTAGATGATATTAAAAGAGCAGCAGAATGCATAAAAAGTGGTGGAACGGTAGTTTTCCCAACTGAAACTGTCTATGGGCTTGGAGCGGATGCTTTAAACGAGAATGCGGTAAAAAAAATATTTATTGCTAAGGGAAGACCTCAAGATAACCCGCTTATTATTCATGTTGCAAGTAAAAATGTAGAAAAGTATGCTCAAGATGTTCCAAAGGTGGCAGAAAAACTAATGGATAAGTTTTGGCCAGGACCACTTACTATCTTGTTCAATAAAAAGCCGATTGTGCCAGATATTACTTCAGCGGGACTTAGCACCATTGGAATAAGGATGCCAGAGGATAAATTAGCACTTAAACTTATAGAGTTTTCTGAAACTGCTATTGCTGCACCATCTGCGAACATATCCGGTAGGCCTAGTCCTACTGATATATATAGATGTATTGAAGATCTAAATGAGAAGGTTGACTTTATAATTGGAGGAAATGAAAGCAATGTAGGCTTAGAATCCACTATAATTGATTGTACAGTGACTCCGCCTTGCGTGTTAAGACCAGGCGGTATAACTTTAGAAATGCTTAGAGAAGTAGATCCTGAGGTGTATATAGATGCTGCGATTATGAAGAAACCATCAGAAGATATTAAACCCAAGGCTCCAGGTATGAAGTATAGACACTATGCACCTAAGGCTAAGGTTTCAATAGTTGAAGGTTCTTTAGAAAAAAGTGTTGAAAAAATAAATGAAATAGTGCAAAATTATATAGAAAAAGGGTTTCAAGTTGGTATTATGGCTACGGAAGAAACTAAAAACTTATATAAACAAGGAAATATTATTTCTCTTGGAAGTAGAAATAATATTGAGGAAGTAGCTAAAAATCTTTTTGAAACATTAAGAAAGTTTGATGATTCAGCAGTAGATTACATTATTAGTGAAGCATTTACTGAAGATGGTATGGGCCTTGCTATAATGAATAGATTAAGAAAAGCTGCTGGGTTTGATATAATAAAAGCTTAA
- the prfA gene encoding peptide chain release factor 1 has product MILDRLNFIENKYDELSVKISDPSIMANQNEWRKLCKEHAELEIVVNKYRQYKDVLDEIETNKEMLAEENDREMREMVQEEIKELSEQKNTLENDLQVLLLPKDPNDDKNVFIEIRAGAGGEEAALFAANLFRMYTRYAENHRWKVELMSTNETDIGGFKEVVFMLRGDSAYSRLKFESGVHRVQRVPDTESSGRIHTSTATVAVLPEVDDVEIDISDKDIRIDVFRASGHGGQCVNTTDSAVRITHLPTGLVVSCQDEKSQLKNKEKAMKVLRSRLFERAEAERAAGIAEDRKSQVGTGDRSERIRTYNYPQGRVSDHRIGLTLYKLDSFLNGDMEEMIQGLITADQAEKMKAMGNTDF; this is encoded by the coding sequence ATGATATTAGATAGATTAAACTTTATAGAAAATAAGTATGATGAACTTTCGGTAAAAATATCAGACCCATCTATCATGGCTAATCAAAACGAGTGGAGAAAACTTTGTAAAGAACATGCGGAACTAGAAATAGTCGTAAATAAGTATAGACAGTATAAAGATGTTTTAGATGAGATAGAAACCAATAAAGAAATGTTAGCTGAAGAAAATGATAGAGAAATGAGAGAAATGGTTCAAGAAGAAATAAAAGAACTTTCTGAACAAAAAAATACATTAGAAAATGATTTGCAAGTTTTATTACTTCCAAAGGATCCTAATGATGATAAGAACGTATTTATAGAAATCAGAGCAGGTGCTGGTGGAGAAGAAGCAGCTTTGTTTGCTGCAAATCTTTTTAGAATGTATACAAGATACGCTGAAAATCATAGATGGAAAGTTGAACTTATGAGTACAAATGAAACTGATATTGGCGGATTTAAAGAAGTTGTATTCATGCTAAGAGGTGACAGCGCATATTCAAGACTTAAGTTTGAATCGGGCGTTCACAGAGTTCAAAGAGTTCCTGACACAGAATCAAGTGGTAGAATTCATACATCAACTGCTACAGTAGCTGTATTACCTGAAGTTGATGATGTAGAAATAGATATCAGTGACAAAGATATTAGAATCGATGTGTTTAGAGCATCTGGACACGGTGGACAGTGTGTAAATACAACAGATTCAGCTGTAAGAATAACGCATCTACCAACAGGACTTGTTGTATCATGTCAAGATGAAAAATCACAGCTTAAGAACAAAGAAAAGGCTATGAAAGTTTTGAGATCAAGACTTTTTGAAAGAGCTGAGGCTGAAAGAGCTGCTGGTATAGCTGAAGATAGAAAGAGCCAAGTTGGAACAGGGGATAGAAGTGAAAGAATAAGAACATACAATTATCCTCAAGGAAGAGTGTCAGATCATAGAATTGGATTAACTCTTTATAAACTAGACTCATTCTTAAATGGAGATATGGAAGAGATGATCCAAGGTCTTATAACTGCAGACCAAGCTGAAAAGATGAAAGCTATGGGAAATACTGATTTTTAA
- the rpiB gene encoding ribose 5-phosphate isomerase B, with amino-acid sequence MRIAIGSDHGGFRLKGEVIEHLKLKGIEIKDFGTLTEGSCDYADYAIQVAEAVVTKQFDFGILICGTGIGISIAANKVPGIRAAVCADTFSAHATRQHNDANILAMGERVVGTGLALDIVDTFLSAEFEGGRHATRINKIADIEKKYNK; translated from the coding sequence ATGAGGATAGCAATTGGAAGTGATCATGGCGGATTCAGACTTAAGGGGGAAGTCATAGAACACTTAAAATTAAAAGGAATAGAGATAAAGGATTTTGGTACATTAACTGAAGGTTCTTGTGATTATGCAGATTATGCCATTCAAGTTGCAGAAGCAGTAGTGACAAAACAGTTTGATTTTGGTATATTAATTTGTGGCACTGGTATTGGAATTTCTATAGCTGCAAATAAGGTTCCTGGAATAAGAGCTGCAGTTTGTGCTGATACTTTTAGTGCTCATGCTACAAGACAACATAATGATGCTAATATTTTAGCAATGGGTGAGAGAGTAGTTGGTACTGGTTTAGCTTTAGATATTGTTGATACATTCCTTTCGGCTGAATTTGAAGGTGGAAGACATGCAACAAGAATAAATAAAATAGCTGATATAGAAAAAAAATATAACAAATAA
- the upp gene encoding uracil phosphoribosyltransferase produces MSKVTQIGHPLILHKLAFIRDKHTGSKDFRELVSEVSMLMAYEVTRDFQMEEVEIETPICKTKCNMLSGKKVAIVPILRAGLGMVDGMLKLIPAAKVGHIGLYRDEETLQPVEYFCKLPQDIAERDIIVVDPMLATGGSAADAITLLKNKGGKNIRLMCLISSPEGIKHVTSVHPDVDVYVAAIDEKLNEHGYIVPGLGDAGDRLFGTK; encoded by the coding sequence ATGAGTAAAGTTACACAAATTGGACATCCGTTAATATTACACAAGTTGGCATTTATAAGAGATAAACATACTGGATCAAAGGACTTCAGAGAATTAGTTTCAGAAGTTTCAATGCTTATGGCATATGAAGTTACAAGAGACTTTCAAATGGAAGAGGTAGAAATAGAAACGCCTATTTGTAAAACAAAATGCAACATGTTATCAGGTAAAAAAGTTGCAATAGTACCTATTCTTAGAGCTGGGCTAGGAATGGTTGATGGGATGCTTAAGCTAATACCAGCTGCAAAAGTAGGTCATATTGGATTATATAGAGATGAAGAGACTTTACAACCAGTTGAATACTTCTGTAAATTACCTCAAGACATAGCAGAAAGAGATATAATAGTTGTAGACCCTATGCTTGCAACAGGAGGATCTGCTGCTGATGCAATAACTCTTTTGAAAAATAAGGGTGGTAAGAACATTAGACTTATGTGCTTAATATCATCGCCAGAAGGAATTAAACATGTAACTAGCGTTCATCCTGATGTAGATGTTTATGTTGCTGCCATAGATGAAAAGTTAAATGAACATGGTTATATAGTTCCAGGACTTGGAGATGCTGGAGATAGATTGTTTGGTACTAAGTAA
- a CDS encoding low molecular weight protein arginine phosphatase has protein sequence MNILFVCTGNTCRSCMAEAIFNSICDIDGVRAYSAGISIVPGSKTSKHSASLVMNNLSHDISKRSAVQLTSDMINNADLILTMTNYMRDLIASNSPKKSNNVFSLCEYAGVKGEISDPYGGSIDVYSKTYDQLKNIIGKVLIKIKEDKGIF, from the coding sequence ATGAATATTCTTTTTGTGTGTACAGGTAACACTTGTAGAAGTTGTATGGCTGAAGCTATATTTAATAGCATCTGTGATATAGATGGTGTAAGAGCATATTCAGCGGGAATTTCAATTGTTCCTGGTAGTAAGACTTCCAAACACTCTGCTAGTTTAGTCATGAATAATCTATCTCATGATATTAGCAAAAGGTCAGCAGTGCAACTCACTTCTGATATGATAAATAATGCTGATTTAATATTGACTATGACTAACTATATGAGAGATTTAATAGCTTCAAATTCTCCTAAAAAATCTAATAATGTATTTTCATTATGTGAATATGCTGGCGTAAAGGGTGAAATTTCAGATCCATACGGTGGTTCTATTGACGTCTATTCAAAAACATATGATCAATTAAAAAATATAATAGGTAAAGTATTGATAAAAATAAAGGAAGATAAAGGCATTTTTTAA
- a CDS encoding deaminase: MDRRDKHNYYLDIAETVLERGTCLRRNYGSIIVKNDEIISTGYTGAPRGRTNCIDLKKCRREELNVPRGTHYELCRSVHSEANAIISASRKDMIGATLYLVGKDANTGEFVKDANSCAMCKRLIINAGIEMVVIRDTKNEFRIVYVDEWINNDDSLSAQTGY, translated from the coding sequence ATGGATAGAAGAGATAAACATAATTATTATTTGGATATTGCAGAAACTGTTCTGGAAAGAGGAACTTGTTTAAGAAGAAATTATGGGTCTATAATAGTAAAGAATGATGAAATAATTTCTACTGGATATACTGGAGCACCAAGAGGGAGAACTAATTGTATTGATTTAAAAAAATGCAGAAGAGAAGAACTTAATGTGCCAAGAGGTACCCATTATGAACTTTGTAGAAGTGTTCATAGTGAAGCAAATGCAATAATAAGTGCTTCTAGAAAAGATATGATTGGTGCTACATTATATTTAGTAGGTAAAGATGCAAATACAGGTGAATTTGTAAAAGATGCTAATTCATGTGCAATGTGTAAAAGGCTAATTATAAATGCAGGGATTGAGATGGTTGTTATAAGGGATACTAAAAATGAATTTAGGATTGTTTATGTAGATGAGTGGATAAACAATGATGATTCTCTTAGTGCACAAACAGGATATTAA